From one Trifolium pratense cultivar HEN17-A07 linkage group LG1, ARS_RC_1.1, whole genome shotgun sequence genomic stretch:
- the LOC123899083 gene encoding 50S ribosomal protein L28: MATASAISLGNNFVFANTHKPSSLSPQLGFLNSQLSGLRISTQTSLKVPTPIVSSPFQPIVAKRVCPLTGKKANKANLVSFSNHKTKKLQFVNLQYKRIWWEAGKRFVKLRLSTKALKTIEKNGLDAVAKKAGIDLNKK, encoded by the exons ATGGCAACAGCTTCTGCAATATCACTTGGAAACAACTTCGTCTTCGCCAACACTCACAAACCCTCATCACTTTCACCac AATTAGGGTTCCTCAATTCGCAGTTAAGTGGTCTCAGAATCTCCACCCAGACTTCGCTTAAAGTGCCTACACCCATTGTTTCTTCTCCATTTCAACCAATTGTTGCTA agaGAGTGTGTCCCTTAACTGGAAAGAAAGCAAACAAGGCCAACCTTGTATCTTTTTCAAACCATAAGACAAAGAAACTGCAGTTTGTAAACCTCCAGTACAAGAGAATTTGGTGGGAAGCTGGGAAGCGCTTTGTAAAGCTTCGTCTGTCAACTAAGGCATTGAAGACCATAGAGAAGAATGGACTTGATGCAGTTGCGAAAAAGGCTGGAATTGATCTTAATAAGAAATAA